In Fimbriimonadales bacterium, the following are encoded in one genomic region:
- a CDS encoding PIG-L deacetylase family protein: protein MLITLLLLAAFGYSVWWLLKMRLTVSPEEALERGRAILNSKRVLFIVAHPDDADWWVSGTARLFVLRGAEVGLVVASDGEKGRNLINAKNLAETRQTEQREAAKVIGISKLWFLHLPDREVAMQPGISRSLEEIIHEFEPDLIVTFDPSLPDLPYLHPDHEGIGRVVYSIWKENPGGAKLIFFHSRRPNIAVDITEVIETKVEALRKHRSQGLGRGGERNKEFHRAFGKRVGVPYAELFREIK, encoded by the coding sequence GTGCTCATCACTCTCCTTTTGCTTGCTGCCTTCGGATACAGCGTTTGGTGGTTACTGAAGATGCGATTGACGGTGTCGCCGGAGGAGGCGCTGGAGAGGGGGAGAGCTATTTTGAATTCGAAAAGGGTTTTGTTCATCGTTGCACACCCCGACGATGCGGATTGGTGGGTTTCCGGAACTGCGCGCCTTTTCGTCTTGCGAGGGGCGGAGGTGGGGCTCGTGGTCGCATCGGATGGGGAAAAGGGGCGGAATCTCATCAACGCGAAAAACTTAGCGGAAACGAGACAAACAGAACAACGCGAAGCGGCGAAAGTTATCGGGATTTCGAAGTTATGGTTTTTGCATTTGCCGGACAGAGAGGTCGCGATGCAGCCGGGGATTTCTCGCTCCCTCGAAGAGATCATCCATGAATTCGAACCGGATTTAATCGTCACTTTCGACCCTTCGCTTCCCGATTTGCCTTATCTCCATCCCGACCACGAAGGCATAGGGCGCGTAGTTTATTCGATATGGAAAGAAAACCCAGGGGGGGCGAAACTAATTTTCTTCCACTCTCGCAGACCGAATATCGCAGTAGACATCACCGAGGTCATCGAGACGAAGGTGGAGGCTTTGCGAAAACATCGGTCACAAGGTCTCGGACGCGGGGGGGAACGGAATAAGGAATTCCATCGTGCATTCGGAAAACGAGTCGGAGTCCCCTACGCAGAACTGTTTCGGGAAATAAAATGA
- the selD gene encoding selenide, water dikinase SelD has translation MGPTQLAEVLRELPRSAHPDLLVGFETKDDAGVFRVSDDLALVQTMDFFTPIVDDPYAYGAIAAANAFSDVYAMGGKPITAMNLACFDPSQAPPEVWASVFRGIADKCDEADVVIVGGHTVEDTQPKFGLSVTGVVNPKHMLRNVGAKPGDYIYLSKPIGTGIVTTAHKFDDPIVYESLDASELIPTPPGIDEKGKVSALDVAIAWMEQLNKKASEFAIHEGALCATDITGFGLAGHLFHVAQASNVRIELDSKSIPLLPRLKALIENKNITAGSRKNREYLGEALVISPEVPLWLQEVIIDPQTSGGLAIFSKKDLTEYPKIGRVVEGIPAIVVF, from the coding sequence CTGGGTCCAACCCAACTCGCGGAGGTTCTGCGAGAATTGCCCCGAAGCGCTCATCCCGACCTGCTCGTCGGCTTCGAAACGAAAGACGATGCAGGGGTTTTTCGCGTGTCTGATGATTTGGCTCTCGTACAAACGATGGACTTTTTCACCCCTATCGTGGACGACCCCTATGCTTATGGTGCGATAGCCGCTGCGAATGCGTTTTCCGACGTTTACGCGATGGGCGGAAAACCGATAACCGCGATGAACCTCGCCTGCTTCGACCCGTCCCAAGCGCCTCCCGAAGTGTGGGCGTCTGTCTTTCGAGGAATAGCGGACAAATGCGATGAAGCCGATGTCGTCATCGTGGGGGGGCATACCGTCGAGGATACGCAACCGAAATTTGGTCTGAGCGTTACAGGAGTGGTAAACCCGAAACATATGTTGCGCAATGTCGGGGCGAAACCCGGAGATTATATTTACTTATCGAAGCCAATAGGCACAGGTATCGTTACTACCGCTCACAAATTCGACGACCCTATCGTATACGAGAGTTTAGACGCTTCCGAATTGATTCCGACCCCCCCCGGTATCGATGAGAAGGGTAAGGTGTCTGCGCTGGATGTCGCGATTGCTTGGATGGAGCAGTTGAATAAAAAAGCGAGTGAATTCGCGATCCACGAAGGGGCATTGTGCGCAACGGATATCACGGGTTTCGGCTTGGCTGGGCATTTATTCCATGTCGCGCAAGCCTCGAACGTGCGCATCGAACTCGATTCGAAATCTATACCGCTTCTGCCGCGATTGAAAGCGCTCATCGAAAACAAGAATATTACTGCGGGATCGAGAAAGAATCGTGAGTATTTGGGTGAAGCATTGGTCATTTCGCCGGAAGTGCCTCTATGGTTGCAGGAAGTGATCATAGACCCGCAAACGAGCGGAGGTCTTGCAATATTTTCTAAAAAAGACCTTACGGAGTATCCGAAGATCGGCAGAGTGGTCGAAGGCATTCCTGCTATCGTGGTTTTCTAA
- a CDS encoding PEP-CTERM sorting domain-containing protein has translation MDMSWAITEYLDGVPEPSTLTVFGILGFGFLVARRKQRS, from the coding sequence ATGGACATGAGTTGGGCGATTACGGAATATCTGGATGGCGTCCCCGAGCCGAGCACACTGACAGTTTTCGGTATTCTCGGTTTTGGCTTTTTAGTGGCTCGAAGAAAACAACGAAGCTAA